The following coding sequences are from one Prochlorococcus marinus CUG1438 window:
- the dapA gene encoding 4-hydroxy-tetrahydrodipicolinate synthase, with protein sequence MITDKTECNDPLFGRILTAMVTPFTENGDVDYELAIKLSNFLFENGSDGIVLCGTTGESPTLSWAEQHDLFIAVKGSLDSSCKVIVGTGSNCTSEAVEATKKAYDSGADGALVVVPYYNKPPQEGLYKHFSSIANSAKDLPLMLYNIPGRTGCNLLPDTVKKLMDFSNILSIKAASGRIEEVTELRAICGSTLSVYSGDDSLLLPMLSVGAVGVVSVASHLVGLQLKEMIHSFQSGEVYNALAIHEKLQPLFKALFMTTNPIPIKAALELSGWNVGIPRSPLSPLTPDMKKQLSFILKSL encoded by the coding sequence ATGATTACAGACAAAACTGAGTGTAATGATCCATTATTTGGGAGAATACTAACTGCAATGGTTACTCCATTTACTGAAAATGGAGATGTAGATTATGAACTGGCTATTAAGCTCTCAAATTTTCTTTTTGAGAACGGTTCAGATGGAATTGTGCTATGTGGGACTACTGGAGAATCTCCGACTCTTTCATGGGCAGAACAGCATGATTTATTTATTGCAGTAAAAGGATCTTTGGATTCCAGTTGTAAAGTAATAGTTGGCACTGGTAGTAACTGTACGAGTGAAGCTGTAGAAGCTACAAAAAAAGCCTATGACTCTGGTGCCGACGGTGCTTTGGTTGTGGTTCCTTACTATAATAAACCACCTCAAGAAGGGCTTTATAAACATTTCAGTTCAATTGCTAATTCTGCAAAGGATTTGCCTCTAATGCTTTACAACATACCTGGAAGGACAGGGTGCAATTTATTACCTGATACTGTGAAGAAACTTATGGATTTCTCAAATATTCTCAGTATTAAAGCGGCAAGCGGTAGAATAGAGGAAGTAACAGAACTAAGAGCTATTTGTGGCTCTACACTCTCTGTATATAGTGGCGATGATTCATTGTTGCTTCCAATGTTATCTGTAGGTGCTGTAGGAGTAGTAAGCGTTGCAAGTCATTTGGTTGGATTGCAATTGAAAGAAATGATTCATTCCTTTCAAAGTGGGGAAGTTTACAATGCGCTTGCCATTCATGAAAAACTTCAGCCTCTTTTCAAAGCACTCTTTATGACTACAAATCCAATCCCAATTAAGGCTGCTTTGGAGCTATCGGGATGGAATGTAGGTATTCCCAGAAGTCCTTTGTCACCATTAACTCCTGACATGAAAAAACAACTATCTTTTATCCTGAAATCCCTATAA
- a CDS encoding DUF561 domain-containing protein, whose product MSLINLLPQKIKEELRSKSLLKVISGLNNFDVQSVKTIVEAASLGGADLVDIACNAQLVELVLKNFKLPVCVSSVVPTSFIDSVKAGASLIEIGNYDTFYEKGINFSDEKVLDITKETRDLLPHVPLSVTVPHTMPIDKQVELAINLAEEHVDIVQTEGGTSSNPYSSGIQGFFEKAVPTLAATYAIHQEFKKQSVNIPIMSASGLSQVTCPLAISCGASAVGVGSAVNKLDDLVSMIAVVRALKESLKNSVIKEKIS is encoded by the coding sequence ATGAGTCTGATTAATCTTTTGCCACAAAAAATTAAAGAAGAGTTAAGGAGTAAATCTTTACTCAAAGTTATTTCAGGATTGAATAATTTCGATGTTCAATCTGTGAAAACAATTGTTGAGGCTGCTTCATTAGGAGGTGCAGATCTTGTAGATATTGCTTGTAATGCTCAACTCGTAGAGCTGGTACTTAAGAATTTTAAATTACCAGTTTGTGTGAGTTCAGTAGTGCCAACTTCTTTCATAGATTCTGTAAAAGCAGGAGCCTCATTAATTGAAATAGGAAATTACGATACTTTTTATGAAAAAGGCATTAATTTTTCAGACGAAAAAGTCTTAGACATAACCAAAGAGACAAGGGATTTATTACCTCATGTTCCCCTATCAGTAACTGTTCCTCACACTATGCCTATTGATAAACAAGTTGAGCTTGCTATAAATCTAGCTGAAGAACATGTTGATATTGTTCAAACAGAGGGTGGTACTAGCTCTAATCCTTATTCATCCGGAATCCAAGGCTTTTTTGAAAAGGCAGTACCAACTCTCGCAGCAACTTATGCTATTCATCAAGAATTTAAGAAACAATCTGTCAATATACCAATTATGAGTGCCTCTGGATTAAGTCAAGTTACTTGTCCATTAGCAATATCTTGTGGAGCCTCAGCAGTTGGTGTTGGATCTGCAGTGAATAAATTAGATGATTTAGTATCAATGATTGCAGTTGTTAGGGCCTTAAAAGAATCTTTGAAAAATTCAGTAATTAAAGAAAAAATTTCTTAA
- the uvrB gene encoding excinuclease ABC subunit UvrB has translation MNDYKLQAPYEPNGDQPEAIKKLVRGVNSGKEFQTLLGATGTGKTFTIANVIQQTGRPALVLAHNKTLAAQLCNELREFFPKNAVEYFISYYDYYQPEAYVPVSDTYIAKTASINEEIDMLRHSATRSLFERKDVIVVASISCIYGLGIPSEYLKASVKFEVGKSINLRSSLRSLVENQYTRNDIEITRGRFRIKGDVLEIGPAYEDRLIRIELFGDEVEAIRYVDPTTGEILESLQQVSVYPAKHFVTPKERLESAIKAIRSELKTQLDKFTYEGKLLEAQRLEQRTKYDLEMLKEVGYCNGVENYARHLSGREEGSPPECLIDYFPEDWLLVVDESHVTCPQLHAMYNGDQSRKKVLIDHGFRLPSAADNRPLKCEEFWEKSKQTLFISATPGQWELDQCDGEFIEQVIRPTGVLDPVINVRPSEGQIEDLLSEIRIRSEKNQRVLVTTLTKRMAEDLTDFLSENKVRVRYLHSEIHSIERIEIIQDLRMGEYDVLVGVNLLREGLDLPEVSLVAILDADKEGFLRAERSLIQTIGRAARHVEGVALLYADNFTDSMKKAISETERRRTIQKKYNEVNGITPKPAGKKIENSILSFLELSRKLDASGLSKDLINIVNNKTDAILNTNDNQYLLEELPDLIDKLEIKMKDAAKDLNFEEAANLRDRIKKLRQKLARNS, from the coding sequence ATGAACGACTATAAGCTTCAAGCTCCCTATGAACCAAATGGAGATCAACCTGAAGCTATCAAAAAATTAGTTAGAGGTGTTAATAGTGGTAAAGAGTTTCAGACTCTTTTAGGAGCTACTGGAACAGGTAAAACATTCACTATTGCAAATGTAATTCAACAAACAGGAAGACCAGCTCTTGTATTAGCACATAACAAAACTTTAGCTGCTCAACTATGTAATGAATTAAGGGAGTTCTTTCCGAAAAATGCTGTTGAGTACTTTATTTCTTACTACGATTATTATCAACCTGAAGCTTATGTTCCTGTAAGTGATACATACATAGCAAAAACTGCTTCAATTAATGAAGAAATAGATATGCTTCGGCATTCTGCAACACGCTCATTATTCGAGAGAAAAGATGTAATTGTAGTAGCCTCTATAAGTTGTATTTATGGTCTAGGGATACCAAGTGAATATCTAAAAGCTTCAGTTAAATTTGAAGTTGGAAAATCTATAAATTTACGTTCTTCTTTGAGGTCGCTTGTTGAAAATCAATATACTAGAAATGATATTGAAATCACTAGAGGTAGATTCCGAATAAAAGGTGATGTTTTAGAAATTGGTCCTGCTTATGAAGATAGATTAATAAGAATTGAATTATTTGGTGATGAAGTCGAGGCTATTAGATATGTTGACCCTACTACTGGAGAAATACTTGAAAGTTTGCAACAAGTTAGTGTTTACCCAGCGAAGCATTTTGTTACTCCAAAAGAAAGACTTGAGAGTGCAATAAAAGCAATTAGAAGTGAATTAAAAACTCAACTCGATAAATTTACATACGAAGGAAAATTGTTGGAGGCTCAACGTTTAGAGCAACGAACCAAATATGATTTAGAAATGCTAAAAGAGGTTGGCTATTGTAATGGGGTTGAGAATTATGCTCGTCATTTATCAGGCAGGGAGGAAGGTTCACCGCCAGAATGCTTAATAGATTACTTTCCTGAGGATTGGCTTTTGGTAGTAGATGAGAGTCATGTAACATGTCCTCAACTTCATGCAATGTATAACGGTGATCAATCTAGAAAAAAAGTTTTGATAGATCATGGTTTTAGATTGCCAAGTGCTGCAGATAATAGACCTCTAAAATGTGAGGAGTTTTGGGAGAAATCAAAGCAAACATTATTTATAAGTGCAACTCCTGGACAATGGGAACTAGACCAATGTGATGGTGAATTTATTGAGCAAGTTATAAGACCTACTGGGGTATTAGACCCCGTTATTAATGTAAGGCCGAGTGAAGGTCAAATAGAAGATTTATTATCTGAAATAAGAATTAGGTCTGAAAAGAATCAAAGAGTTTTAGTGACTACACTAACTAAGAGAATGGCTGAAGATTTAACTGATTTTCTATCTGAAAATAAAGTAAGAGTTAGATATTTACATTCTGAAATCCATTCAATTGAAAGAATTGAAATTATTCAAGACCTCAGAATGGGTGAATATGATGTTTTGGTAGGAGTTAATTTATTGAGAGAGGGACTAGATCTTCCTGAAGTTTCGTTGGTTGCTATTTTAGATGCTGATAAAGAAGGTTTTCTTAGGGCAGAAAGATCATTGATTCAAACAATTGGAAGAGCTGCAAGACACGTTGAGGGAGTTGCCTTGCTTTATGCAGATAATTTCACAGATTCAATGAAAAAAGCAATATCCGAAACTGAAAGAAGAAGAACTATTCAAAAAAAATACAATGAGGTCAATGGTATTACTCCAAAACCTGCAGGTAAAAAAATAGAAAATTCAATATTATCTTTTCTAGAGCTTTCCAGAAAATTAGATGCTAGTGGTTTATCTAAAGATTTAATTAATATAGTTAATAACAAAACGGACGCAATTCTCAATACCAACGATAATCAATATTTGCTTGAAGAATTGCCTGATTTAATAGACAAGTTAGAAATTAAAATGAAAGATGCCGCAAAAGATTTGAATTTTGAAGAAGCAGCAAATTTGAGGGATAGAATCAAAAAATTAAGACAAAAATTGGCAAGAAATAGCTAA
- a CDS encoding trigger factor — MTKEALIVKTTTLPQSRISFELEIPSETCKTCVNETISTISRSAKIPGFRLGKIPKQVLIQRIGITQLHASALEKIIDKSWQEALKIKSIEPLSEPELVDGFESLLAKFSPEKSLKVTLQTDVAPKLKLKKSKGISVEISKTKFDPKSVDEALEKSRIQFANIIPVTDRAAKLGDIAVVSFQGKYKDSGKEIDGGSSESMDLELEKNKMIPGFVEGIVKMKIGDTKILNLKFPNDYSHEDSRGKEAIFEVNLKDLKEKELPELNDDFAKQSGNKESLKELKTDLEKQLKDNFEKTQRDIKIEALLDALTNELVAEIPKSMIDIEVRNNIEQTAQRFAQQGLDVKSTFTPELVKSLAESTRPQAEKNVQRNLALKALAEKENITVTKDEVDLKMKDYEDAISKSSKQIDIEKLTEVISSDLLKEKLIIWLEENSEVKEKSTKTTKTAKTSKTIKATKNTTKTKKATKTQNEKEKK; from the coding sequence ATGACTAAAGAAGCATTAATAGTCAAAACAACTACTCTGCCTCAAAGTAGAATTTCATTTGAATTAGAAATACCATCTGAGACATGCAAAACTTGCGTAAACGAAACAATCAGTACTATTAGTCGTTCGGCTAAAATTCCAGGATTTAGACTTGGTAAAATTCCTAAACAAGTCTTAATCCAAAGAATTGGAATAACACAATTACATGCTTCTGCTTTAGAAAAAATCATTGATAAATCATGGCAGGAAGCATTAAAAATAAAATCTATAGAGCCACTAAGTGAGCCAGAATTGGTAGATGGATTTGAATCTTTACTTGCAAAATTTAGTCCTGAAAAATCACTTAAGGTTACTCTTCAAACCGATGTTGCACCCAAATTAAAACTAAAAAAATCTAAAGGAATTAGTGTTGAAATCTCAAAAACTAAGTTTGATCCTAAGTCAGTGGATGAAGCGCTAGAAAAATCTAGAATTCAATTTGCAAATATTATTCCAGTAACCGATAGAGCAGCAAAATTAGGAGATATTGCTGTAGTTAGTTTCCAAGGGAAATACAAAGATTCTGGTAAAGAGATTGATGGCGGGTCAAGTGAATCAATGGATCTTGAATTAGAAAAAAACAAAATGATTCCAGGCTTCGTTGAAGGGATCGTAAAGATGAAAATTGGTGATACTAAGATACTTAACCTTAAATTTCCTAATGATTATTCTCATGAGGATTCAAGAGGCAAAGAAGCCATCTTTGAAGTGAATCTTAAGGATCTTAAGGAAAAAGAATTGCCTGAACTTAATGACGATTTTGCAAAACAGTCAGGAAATAAAGAATCATTAAAAGAGTTAAAGACAGATTTAGAAAAGCAACTTAAAGACAATTTTGAAAAAACTCAAAGAGATATCAAAATTGAAGCTTTATTAGATGCTTTAACAAACGAATTAGTTGCTGAAATTCCAAAATCTATGATTGATATAGAAGTGAGGAATAATATTGAACAAACTGCACAAAGATTTGCTCAACAAGGTCTTGATGTAAAATCTACTTTTACTCCAGAATTAGTTAAGTCATTAGCAGAGTCCACAAGACCTCAGGCTGAAAAAAATGTTCAAAGAAATTTAGCCTTAAAAGCATTAGCCGAAAAAGAAAACATTACAGTTACAAAAGATGAAGTTGATTTAAAAATGAAAGATTATGAAGATGCAATCTCAAAATCTTCAAAACAAATTGATATTGAAAAATTAACAGAAGTTATAAGTAGCGATTTACTTAAAGAAAAATTAATAATTTGGCTTGAAGAAAATTCCGAAGTAAAAGAAAAATCAACAAAAACTACTAAAACTGCCAAAACCTCCAAAACAATAAAAGCGACAAAAAATACAACTAAAACAAAAAAAGCGACAAAAACTCAAAATGAAAAAGAAAAAAAATAA
- the clpP gene encoding ATP-dependent Clp endopeptidase proteolytic subunit ClpP yields MSAAVPTVVEQSGRGERAFDIYSRLLRERIIFLGTGINDQVSDSLVAQLLFLEAEDPEKDIQIYINSPGGSVTAGMAIYDTMQQISPDVVTICFGVAASMGAFLLSGGAKGKRLALPNSRIMIHQPLGGAQGQAVEIEIQAKEILFLKKTLNSLLAEHTGQPIEKINEDTERDYFLSPSEAVEYGLIDKVIKK; encoded by the coding sequence ATTAGTGCCGCTGTTCCTACTGTCGTAGAACAATCGGGAAGAGGCGAAAGAGCTTTCGACATTTATTCAAGACTTTTAAGGGAGAGAATAATTTTTTTAGGTACTGGAATTAATGATCAAGTTTCTGATTCTCTTGTTGCACAACTATTATTCCTTGAAGCTGAAGATCCCGAAAAAGATATTCAAATATACATTAACTCTCCTGGTGGCTCAGTTACTGCTGGAATGGCCATATACGATACTATGCAACAAATATCGCCTGATGTAGTGACAATATGCTTTGGGGTTGCTGCAAGCATGGGAGCATTTTTACTTTCTGGAGGTGCAAAGGGGAAAAGATTAGCTTTACCCAATTCTAGGATTATGATTCACCAGCCTCTTGGTGGTGCACAAGGTCAAGCAGTAGAAATTGAAATACAAGCTAAAGAAATACTTTTTCTTAAAAAGACTTTAAATTCCCTTTTAGCAGAACACACTGGACAACCTATAGAAAAAATTAATGAGGATACAGAAAGAGACTACTTCTTATCTCCCTCTGAAGCAGTTGAATATGGATTAATTGATAAAGTTATCAAAAAATAA
- a CDS encoding aspartate-semialdehyde dehydrogenase, whose product MRQSPFLPNRPLKVAVLGSSGAVGSELLKILEQRDFPISELVLLSSERSEGKKIIWKGEELVTKKTVKEEFSNLDLVLASAGGSISKKWLSTIMEQNALLIDNSSAFRLDKNVPLIVPEVNASDALHHDGVIANPNCTTILLTLVLAPLNKLSTIQRVIVSTYQSVSGAGQLAMEELKLLTEKYLQGNPQKSEILPYSLAFNLFLHNSPMLANNYCEEEMKMVNETRKILNIADLKLSATCVRVPVLRAHSESVNIEFAGVVEPNVALKELKKSPGIEIINDYNNNRFPMPTDVMGRDNIAVGRLRTDISQHNGLELWLCGDQIRKGAALNAVQIAELLIPKK is encoded by the coding sequence GTGAGACAATCTCCGTTTTTGCCTAATAGGCCATTAAAAGTTGCTGTTTTAGGATCTTCAGGTGCTGTGGGATCTGAATTACTCAAAATTCTTGAACAACGTGATTTCCCAATATCAGAATTAGTACTGCTTTCATCGGAGCGGTCAGAAGGAAAAAAAATTATTTGGAAAGGTGAAGAATTAGTTACAAAAAAAACTGTTAAGGAAGAATTTTCTAATCTTGATTTAGTTTTAGCTTCAGCAGGCGGAAGTATTTCAAAAAAATGGTTATCTACCATTATGGAACAAAATGCTTTACTGATAGATAATTCTAGTGCTTTCAGATTAGATAAGAACGTACCTCTTATAGTTCCTGAAGTTAATGCTAGTGATGCTCTCCATCATGATGGGGTAATAGCGAATCCAAACTGCACTACCATTTTGTTGACATTAGTTTTAGCTCCGTTAAATAAACTTTCTACTATTCAAAGAGTTATTGTCTCAACATATCAATCTGTGAGTGGAGCAGGCCAATTGGCGATGGAGGAACTAAAGCTTTTAACTGAAAAATATCTCCAGGGTAATCCTCAAAAAAGTGAAATTTTGCCATACTCTTTGGCTTTTAATCTGTTTTTACATAATTCACCCATGCTTGCGAATAATTACTGCGAAGAAGAGATGAAAATGGTTAATGAAACAAGGAAAATATTAAATATTGCTGATTTAAAGCTTTCTGCTACATGTGTTCGAGTTCCAGTATTGAGAGCGCACTCTGAATCTGTCAATATTGAATTTGCCGGCGTCGTTGAACCGAACGTTGCACTTAAAGAATTAAAAAAGTCTCCTGGAATTGAAATTATTAATGATTATAATAACAATAGATTTCCTATGCCAACTGACGTTATGGGTAGGGATAACATTGCTGTTGGAAGGCTAAGAACCGATATTAGTCAGCATAATGGACTAGAATTATGGTTATGTGGAGATCAAATAAGAAAAGGAGCAGCCCTTAATGCTGTTCAAATAGCCGAGTTATTAATTCCAAAAAAATGA
- the tilS gene encoding tRNA lysidine(34) synthetase TilS yields MSDKKLTQKNWTSWHHQLHKEILGKKKLIPKGSNILISVSGGQDSMALLTLINDLKKLHNWSISVWHGDHQWHTKSSRYALELKSYCEDKNISFYCDQANKENISSEEKARQWRYKKLCERAKTLLNKNQHNHHIYLLTGHTSSDNAETFILNLSRGSNLTGLSNIESKRLLENQIFLIRPILIFSREDTKQICNDIKIPVWEDPTNSDLKLKRNLVRKKIIPTLEVIYPGCSERINNFSKKMSNYNNERNDLSELAYLHCKDVKGINRNLLNSMCIEARCTILNRFLKEISTKQCSSKNLTKLATSIYEKNKGQINFQEFLKIVWNKNYINFEKVKM; encoded by the coding sequence ATGTCTGATAAAAAATTAACTCAGAAAAATTGGACATCATGGCATCATCAGCTTCATAAAGAGATTCTTGGCAAAAAAAAATTAATTCCCAAAGGATCGAATATTTTAATAAGTGTTTCCGGGGGACAAGACTCAATGGCCTTATTAACCCTAATTAATGACCTAAAGAAACTTCATAATTGGTCTATTAGTGTTTGGCATGGAGATCATCAATGGCACACAAAATCTTCACGATATGCTCTTGAATTAAAAAGTTATTGCGAAGATAAAAATATTTCATTCTATTGTGATCAAGCAAATAAAGAAAATATTTCTTCAGAAGAAAAAGCACGACAATGGAGATATAAAAAATTATGTGAAAGAGCCAAAACTTTATTAAATAAAAACCAGCATAATCATCATATTTATTTATTAACTGGTCATACCAGTAGTGATAATGCAGAAACATTTATCCTCAATTTATCTAGAGGGAGCAATCTTACCGGGCTGAGTAATATTGAGAGCAAAAGATTACTAGAAAATCAAATTTTTTTAATAAGGCCAATATTAATTTTCAGTAGAGAAGATACAAAACAAATCTGTAATGACATAAAAATCCCAGTATGGGAAGATCCTACAAATTCGGATCTTAAGTTAAAAAGAAATTTAGTAAGAAAAAAAATTATTCCTACCTTGGAGGTTATCTATCCTGGTTGTTCTGAAAGAATAAATAATTTTTCCAAAAAAATGAGCAACTACAATAATGAACGCAATGATCTTAGTGAACTAGCATACCTACATTGTAAAGATGTAAAAGGTATCAATAGAAATCTCTTAAATAGTATGTGTATTGAAGCGCGATGCACGATCTTAAATAGATTTTTAAAAGAAATATCTACAAAACAATGTAGTTCTAAAAATCTAACAAAATTAGCAACTTCTATTTATGAAAAAAATAAAGGCCAAATAAACTTTCAAGAGTTTTTAAAAATTGTTTGGAATAAAAACTATATAAACTTTGAAAAAGTTAAGATGTGA
- a CDS encoding ribonuclease J translates to MQSSTNSTVNRSTNDSSRSKSNEPALRVIPLGGLHEIGKNTCVFEYGDELMLVDAGLAFPSDGMHGVNVVMPDTTFLKENQRRIKGMIVTHGHEDHIGGISHHLKHFNIPIIYGPRLAMSMLRGKMEEAGVSDRTTIQTVNPRDVVKVGQHFSVEFIRNTHSICDSFSLAVTTPVGTIIFTGDFKFDHMPVDGEQFDIERMVHYGEKGVLCMFSDSTNAEVPGFCPSEKTIYPSLEKHIAEAKERVILTTFASSVHRVTMILELAMKHGRKVGLLGRSMINVIAKARDIGYMKCPDDLFVPIKQIRDLPDRETLLLMTGSQGEPLAALSRISRGEHQHVRLKTTDTVIFSASPIPGNTISVVNTIDRLMKLGAKVVYGKGENIHVSGHGFQEDQKLMLALAKPKFFVPVHGEHRMLVCHGKSAQTMGVPKDNILIIENGDVVELTPNSIQKGDPVKAGVELLDNSRNGIVDARVLKERQQLAGDGVVTVLAPISTDGKMVAPPRVNLRGVVTTAEPRKMSMWTEREISWVLENRWKQLSRQTGPNNFEVDWIGVQREIENGLSRRMRRELQVEPLILCLVQPAPSGTRAYIPKITEEQNFSNRNRNNNNFHKKSNNNHPNSVTNPQNNQKSPKVSQNSSAENATEDSFEGRTRRRRSAITS, encoded by the coding sequence ATGCAATCAAGTACAAATTCAACTGTTAATAGATCTACTAATGATTCATCTAGATCAAAAAGTAATGAGCCAGCATTAAGAGTCATACCTCTAGGAGGACTTCATGAAATAGGAAAAAACACTTGTGTTTTTGAATATGGTGATGAATTGATGCTTGTTGATGCTGGCCTAGCTTTCCCATCAGATGGTATGCATGGCGTAAATGTTGTTATGCCGGATACAACTTTCTTAAAAGAAAATCAAAGAAGAATAAAAGGAATGATTGTTACACATGGTCATGAAGATCATATTGGAGGGATTTCTCATCATCTAAAGCATTTTAATATTCCGATTATTTATGGCCCAAGACTTGCAATGTCGATGCTTAGAGGAAAAATGGAGGAAGCAGGGGTATCTGATAGAACAACTATACAGACAGTAAACCCAAGAGATGTTGTAAAAGTTGGACAACATTTTTCTGTTGAATTCATTCGAAATACCCATTCTATTTGCGATAGTTTTTCATTAGCAGTTACAACACCTGTTGGCACAATTATTTTTACGGGAGATTTTAAGTTTGATCATATGCCAGTAGATGGAGAGCAATTTGATATTGAAAGAATGGTGCATTACGGAGAGAAAGGCGTTTTATGCATGTTCAGTGACTCTACTAATGCCGAAGTTCCAGGTTTTTGTCCTTCTGAAAAGACTATTTATCCTTCTCTAGAAAAACATATTGCTGAGGCAAAAGAACGAGTTATTCTAACTACTTTTGCTAGTTCTGTTCATAGAGTGACGATGATCTTAGAGTTGGCTATGAAACATGGAAGAAAGGTCGGTTTGTTAGGAAGATCTATGATAAATGTCATTGCAAAGGCCAGAGATATTGGTTACATGAAATGTCCTGATGATCTTTTTGTTCCTATAAAACAAATTAGAGATTTACCAGATAGAGAAACTCTATTGTTAATGACTGGAAGTCAAGGAGAACCCTTAGCAGCATTAAGCAGAATATCCCGTGGTGAACATCAGCATGTTCGTCTTAAGACTACTGATACTGTGATATTTTCAGCCAGTCCAATTCCTGGCAATACTATTTCTGTTGTTAATACTATAGATAGATTAATGAAACTCGGAGCAAAAGTTGTTTATGGTAAGGGAGAAAATATACATGTCTCTGGGCATGGTTTTCAGGAAGATCAAAAGTTAATGTTGGCACTCGCTAAACCCAAGTTTTTTGTCCCTGTTCATGGAGAACATAGAATGCTTGTTTGTCATGGTAAAAGTGCACAAACTATGGGAGTTCCAAAGGATAATATTTTAATTATTGAGAATGGAGATGTTGTTGAGCTGACGCCTAACTCTATTCAAAAAGGTGATCCTGTAAAAGCTGGTGTAGAACTGCTTGATAACTCAAGAAATGGGATAGTAGATGCTAGAGTTTTAAAAGAAAGGCAGCAATTAGCTGGAGATGGTGTAGTAACTGTTTTAGCTCCTATTAGTACAGATGGGAAGATGGTTGCGCCTCCCAGAGTTAATTTAAGAGGAGTGGTTACTACCGCAGAGCCAAGAAAAATGTCTATGTGGACAGAACGTGAAATAAGCTGGGTTTTAGAAAATAGATGGAAACAATTATCCAGACAGACTGGGCCGAATAATTTTGAAGTAGATTGGATTGGTGTACAAAGAGAAATTGAAAATGGTTTATCTAGAAGAATGAGAAGAGAATTACAAGTTGAACCACTTATTTTGTGTTTAGTTCAACCTGCTCCAAGTGGAACTCGTGCTTATATTCCAAAAATTACCGAAGAGCAAAATTTTTCTAATAGAAATAGAAATAATAATAATTTCCATAAGAAATCAAACAATAATCATCCGAATAGTGTAACTAACCCGCAAAATAACCAAAAAAGTCCAAAAGTTTCACAGAATTCATCGGCTGAAAATGCTACTGAAGATTCATTTGAAGGTAGGACAAGAAGAAGAAGATCCGCTATCACATCTTAA